Proteins co-encoded in one Zygotorulaspora mrakii chromosome 5, complete sequence genomic window:
- the RPN2 gene encoding proteasome regulatory particle base subunit RPN2 (similar to Saccharomyces cerevisiae RPN2 (YIL075C); ancestral locus Anc_7.274) has translation MSTATAAPLLALLKENDDNVKSYALQSINGVVDELWSEISNGITEIEALYDDGTSPDRLMAALIASKIYYNLAEYESAVKFALLAEDRFDIDEKSQYVETIVSHSIEMYIKKSTEAYESNNSSQRGEVDPKLKNIFERMIKKCVVATEYKLALGIALEAYRLDLVNDILESRIANDTESNAIKLINYVLTATTTVIIHSRFRETILKSLFEMLTSMKSPDYFTISKVVVNLNDAKLAVQLFEKLNTHDNLEISYQIAFDLVSAGSQELLDGLVSDLTAKNYDVKLLEILSGLPSCDFYNTFLLNNKNIDTGLLNKSKSSLDGKFSLFHTAVSVSNGFMHAGTTDNTFIRTNLTWLGKAQNWAKFTATASLGVIHRGNLSDGKKVMAPYLPGSRSTSRYIKGGSLYGLGLIYAGFGRDITDYLQSHIVENSAATGDEDVDVLLHGACLGVGLAAMGSASSDIYECLKEVLYNDSAVSGEAAAMGMGLTMLGTGNDSATHDMFTYANETKHGNITRGLAIGLALVNYGRQDLADMLISDMLANDDKLLRYGGAFTIALAYVGTGNNKAVKKLLHIAVSDSNDDVRRAAVIALGFVLIRDYTTVPRIVELLSKSHNAHVRCGTAFALGIACAGKALPSAIEVLEPLTKDPVDFVRQAAMIALAMTLIQQTEKLNSKVKEVNQNFLNVVTNKHQEGLAKFGACIAQGIMNAGGRNVTIHLGNPDMGTLDTKAIVGLAMFSQFWYWFPLAHFLSLSFTPTTVIGVRGSDLNIPKFELNCPAKDIFGYPKMYEEAADKEVEKVATAVLSTTARAKARGKKSKKEKDSSVSEKSKTLAEPQAVDQDSGKEKEDDENKSKYVAKSFKVKNMSRVLPQQARYLSFNKDDRFTPIRKYKGTMGVIILSDKKPTEPIEIIETVRQSKEISAPLPTPFIVKDVLDYEEL, from the coding sequence ATgtcaacagcaacagctGCACCTTTATTGGCGcttctcaaagaaaatgacgATAATGTTAAATCGTATGCGCTTCAATCGATCAATGGTGTTGTTGATGAACTGTGGTCAGAAATCTCTAACGGTATCACAGAAATTGAAGCGCTCTATGATGATGGCACATCCCCGGATCGTTTGATGGCGGCCCTTATTGCTTCTAAAATTTACTACAATTTAGCAGAGTATGAGTCCGCTGTGAAATTTGCGCTACTAGCAGAGGATAGATtcgatattgatgaaaaatcgCAATACGTGGAAACCATCGTGTCCCACAGTATTGAGATgtatatcaagaaatcaaCAGAAGCCTACGAATCTAACAATAGCTCACAGAGGGGAGAGGTAGACCCCAAACTGaagaatatatttgaaaggatgataaaaaaatgtgtTGTTGCAACTGAGTACAAATTGGCTTTAGGTATTGCTCTTGAAGCATATAGACTTGATTTGGTCAATGACATATTGGAATCCAGAATAGCTAATGATACTGAATCAAATGCCATTAAATTAATCAATTATGTCCTCACTGCAACGACAACAGTTATAATTCACAGCAGATTCAGAGAAACAATTCTAAAGTCTTTATTCGAAATGTTGACATCCATGAAGTCTCCGGATTATTTTACAATTTCCAAAGTTGTTGTAAATTTAAATGATGCTAAATTGGCAGTTCAACTGTTCGAAAAGTTGAACACACATGATAACCTCGAAATTTCTTATCAGATAGCATTCGATCTGGTATCAGCAGGCTCTCAAGAATTGTTAGATGGTCTAGTATCAGACTTGACAGCTAAGAACTATGATGTAAAACTGCTAGAAATACTATCTGGTCTACCGTCATGTGACTTTTACAATACGTTCTTATTGAATAATAAGAATATTGATACTGGCCTTTTGaataaatcaaaatcttcactGGATGGTAAGTTTTCACTTTTCCACACAGCGGTTAGTGTTTCTAATGGGTTTATGCATGCAGGAACAACTGATAATACTTTCATAAGAACAAACTTAACATGGTTAGGAAAAGCTCAAAATTGGGCTAAGTTTACTGCTACGGCTTCTTTAGGTGTCATTCATAGAGGTAATCTTTCAGACGGTAAAAAAGTCATGGCACCGTACCTTCCAGGTAGCCGGTCCACATCTCGTTATATCAAGGGTGGATCTTTATATGGATTGGGTTTAATTTATGCGGGCTTTGGCAGAGATATTACAGACTACTTACAATCACacattgttgaaaatagCGCTGCTACTGGAGATGAAGACGTCGATGTATTATTACATGGTGCTTGTCTTGGTGTAGGTCTTGCTGCAATGGGTTCGGCTAGCTCTGATATCTACGAATGCTTGAAAGAAGTTTTGTACAATGATTCCGCTGTCTCAGGCGAAGCTGCGGCAATGGGTATGGGTCTAACCATGCTGGGCACTGGTAACGATTCTGCAACGCACGATATGTTTACCTACGCTAATGAAACTAAGCACGGTAATATTACTCGTGGGTTGGCTATAGGTTTGGCTTTGGTCAATTACGGGCGCCAGGATTTAGCTGACATGTTGATTTCTGACATGTTAgcaaatgatgataaattATTACGTTATGGTGGTGCCTTTACCATAGCATTAGCGTACGTTGGTACAGGAAATAACAAAGCTGTGAAGAAGTTGTTACATATCGCTGTTTCAGATTCGAATGATGATGTTAGAAGAGCTGCAGTTATTGCTCTAGGGTTTGTTTTGATTCGTGATTATACTACGGTTCCTAGAATCGTTGAACTCTTATCCAAGTCTCACAATGCCCATGTTCGTTGTGGTACAGCCTTCGCTTTAGGTATTGCATGTGCTGGTAAAGCTTTACCCTCAGCCATTGAAGTCTTGGAACCATTAACTAAAGATCCTGTTGATTTTGTTCGTCAAGCCGCCATGATTGCATTAGCTATGACATTGATTCAACAAACGGAGAAGCTCAATTCAAAAGTAAAAGAGGTGaatcaaaactttttgaatgttGTTACGAACAAACATCAAGAAGGTCTAGCGAAATTTGGTGCATGCATTGCTCAAGGTATTATGAATGCTGGTGGTCGTAACGTCACCATTCATTTGGGAAATCCAGATATGGGGACCCTAGATACTAAGGCAATCGTCGGTTTAGCGATGTTCTCACAGTTTTGGTACTGGTTTCCATTAGCGCACTTTTTATCGCTTTCTTTCACGCCTACAACGGTTATAGGAGTTCGTGGATCTGATTTGAACATCCCAAAATTCGAACTAAATTGTCCTGCTAAAGACATTTTCGGATATCCAAAGATGTATGAAGAAGCTGCCGATAAAGAAGTCGAGAAGGTAGCTACTGCTGTTTTGTCAACAACGGCAAGGGCAAAAGCTAGAGGTAAGAAATCtaagaaagagaaagattCTTCAGTATCGGAAAAATCCAAGACGTTAGCTGAGCCACAAGCAGTTGACCAGGACTCtggaaaagagaaagaagatgatgaaaacaaGTCAAAATATGTGGCAAAATCTTTCAAGGTGAAGAACATGTCTAGGGTATTGCCACAGCAAGCAAGGTatctttctttcaataaagATGATAGGTTTACTCCTATTCGTAAATACAAAGGTACCATGGGTGTTATAATTTTATCGGATAAGAAGCCAACAGAACCCATCGAAATAATCGAAACCGTGAGACAAAGCAAAGAAATAAGTGCACCATTACCAACTCCATTTATAGTGAAGGATGTGCTAGATTACGAAGAACTATAA
- a CDS encoding uncharacterized protein (similar to Saccharomyces cerevisiae SER3 (YER081W) and SER33 (YIL074C); ancestral locus Anc_7.273), which yields MSGVNINNLQNTFQRAMNLSGSPGAVSTSPTQSFMDALPRRMSTSKHIKTLKPFSTGDMKILLLENVNETAISIFKEQGYQVEFYKAALPEEELIEKIKDVHAIGIRSKTKLSAKILEHANNLVVIGCFCIGTNQVDLTYATQHGIAVFNSPFSNSRSVAELVIAEIISLARQLGDRSIELHTGTWNKVSHKCWEVRGKTLGIIGYGHIGSQLSVLAEAMGLHVLYYDTVTIMALGTAKQVPTLDELLNKSDFVTCHVPATPETKNMLSAPQFAAMKDGAYVINASRGTVIDIPALVAACKCGKIAGAALDVYPNEPGKNGEGVFNNELNSWTSEFVSLPNIILTPHIGGSTEEAQSSIGVEVATSLTKYINEGNSVGSVNFPEVSLRSLDYDQENTVRVLYIHHNVPGVLKTVNNILSNHNIEKQFSDSNGDIAYLMADISSVDQSDIKDIYTQLNQTESKISIRLLY from the coding sequence ATGTCTGGAGTTAATATTAACAACCTGCAAAACACTTTCCAACGTGCTATGAATCTGTCAGGCTCACCAGGTGCTGTTTCCACTTCGCCTACTCAATCCTTTATGGATGCTTTGCCTCGTCGCATGAGTACTTCCAAACACATCAAGACATTGAAACCGTTTTCTACTGGTGAcatgaaaattcttttacTGGAAAATGTGAATGAAACAGCCATCAGTATTTTCAAGGAGCAAGGCTACCAAGTTGAATTCTACAAAGCCGCCCTGCCTGAAGAAGAgttgattgaaaaaattaaagatgTCCACGCCATCGGTATTAGATCAAAGACAAAATTAAGTGCAAAAATTCTAGAGCACGCCAACAATCTTGTGGTAATCGGATGTTTCTGCATTGGAACAAATCAAGTCGATCTTACGTACGCTACTCAACACGGTATTGCCGTTTTCAATTCCCCTTTCTCAAACTCGAGATCTGTTGCGGAATTGGTTATTGCTGAAATTATCAGTTTAGCCAGACAGTTAGGTGATAGATCCATTGAGCTTCATACTGGTACTTGGAATAAGGTTTCTCACAAGTGTTGGGAAGTAAGAGGTAAAACTTTGGGTATCATTGGTTATGGTCACATCGGTTCTCAATTGTCCGTTCTAGCAGAAGCAATGGGTCTTCACGTCTTATATTACGACACCGTAACAATTATGGCCTTGGGTACTGCTAAACAAGTTCCAACTCTGGATGAATTACTAAATAAGTCGGATTTTGTTACTTGTCACGTTCCTGCTACCCCAGAAACCAAGAACATGTTATCCGCACCACAATTCGCAGCCATGAAAGATGGTGCTTACGTTATCAACGCTTCCAGAGGTACAGTTATTGATATCCCAGCTTTGGTCGCAGCTTGCAAATGTGGTAAGATCGCTGGTGCCGCTCTTGATGTTTACCCTAACGAGCCAGGTAAAAATGGTGAAGGTGTCTTCAACAACGAATTGAACAGCTGGACTTCTGAATTTGTCTCGTTGCCTAACATCATTTTAACTCCTCACATTGGTGGTTCCACCGAGGAGGCTCAAAGCTCTATTGGTGTAGAAGTCGCCACTTCATTAACCAAATACATTAACGAAGGAAACTCCGTCGGATCTGTGAACTTCCCTGAGGTCTCTTTAAGATCTTTGGATTACGATCAAGAGAATACTGTCCGTGTACTATACATCCATCACAATGTTCCTGGTGTGTTGAAAACGGTCAACAACATCCTTTCGAACCATAATATCGAAAAGCAATTTTCTGACTCGAATGGCGACATTGCTTATCTAATGGCTGACATTTCAAGTGTTGATCAAAGCGACATCAAAGATATCTACACGCAATTGAACCAAACAGAATCCAAAATCTCCATCAGATTGCTTTATTAA
- the AIM9 gene encoding Aim9p (similar to Saccharomyces cerevisiae YER080W; ancestral locus Anc_7.271) translates to MLRSTNLGCLKSPKSYRAVLKVTVGPVKHLTPARKISGNPTESFTRLSDENDPQRDAFFKYSWGSWLTNDKQEKEKRITKFSIEGLTDVLNDLHSQAKELAKTAQKHQVLPPSYNRNLTVSLPHNSTLEHLGTVNPNERVKIVSMASIHEGKHHRIYKVDTNLDKSFVLRIPYSLDNENSISYRLKSEVATMDFADLKLGIKVPKIFCYGVNKLNPVRQPFMLQEYIDGDLLMREWSPLVENDTNGKPHESLQKVLGHLSDFQSKLASLELNNFGSLYFAKDNEKSTDAPYEGETNPDLQGRWSIGPTTERCFWRRKSALKFDELLKFLGPWSISSPLDIVKNIGLVEAENAKARLALKQAGSSPEAVKEDLLKEQTTSFENLAKLSPHMFDINTTTIPNMKELLKPRLRHPDIDPMNVIISKNDDKTPYLLDFEGTSIKPFILQNSPQFVAYDGPKVYNVKEDVPDYEKLSDADKAQYDFMYKRTRNQHLWEAALNERLPKLISAVAPPVKLLRSPYISSIERKTDEEYLLIDEALLQLKEVWDIFAKNGLVKSAKFPLEISEEQIEKHTKDLNAFHERLISTPFAATRGWVPQDMFDNLVKAGLLIKDKNGDHIISTDKAT, encoded by the coding sequence ATGCTCAGATCAACTAATTTAGGGTGCTTGAAGAGCCCAAAGTCTTACAGAGCTGTCCTCAAGGTTACTGTAGGTCCCGTAAAGCACCTCACTCCTGCTAGAAAAATAAGTGGGAATCCAACAGAAAGCTTCACCAGGTTGTCAGACGAGAATGATCCTCAAAGAGAtgcctttttcaaatattcatGGGGTTCATGGTTAACTAATGATaagcaagaaaaagagaaaagaataacGAAATTCTCTATTGAGGGTTTGACAGATGTGTTAAATGACCTTCATTCGCAAGCCAAGGAATTAGCTAAAACGGCACAAAAGCATCAAGTACTGCCACCTTCATATAACAGAAATTTGACAGTTTCGTTGCCCCATAATTCTACATTGGAACATTTAGGTACAGTGAATCCTAATGAACGAGTCAAGATCGTTAGTATGGCAAGTATTCACGAAGGAAAACATCATAGAATTTATAAAGTTGATACCAACCTCGACAAATCGTTTGTTCTGAGAATACCGTATTCATTAGACAATGAAAACTCAATTTCTTACAGACTGAAGAGTGAAGTTGCTACAATGGATTTTGCCGATTTGAAATTGGGCATCAAAGTTCcaaaaatcttttgttATGGTGTCAACAAATTGAACCCCGTAAGACAGCCCTTTATGCTACAGGAGTACATCGATGGTGATTTATTGATGAGAGAGTGGAGTCCTTTGGTCGAAAACGACACTAATGGTAAACCGCATGAATCTTTACAAAAAGTCCTCGGTCATTTATCTGACTTTCAAAGCAAGTTAGCTTCTTTGGAATTAAATAATTTTGGCTCCCTATATTTTGCTAAAGACAATGAAAAGTCAACAGATGCACCATATGAGGGAGAAACTAACCCTGATTTGCAAGGAAGATGGTCCATTGGACCAACAACCGAAAGGTGTTTTTGGAGAAGGAAATCCgctttgaaatttgatgaattgctgaaatttttaGGTCCTTGGAGCATTTCGTCTCCGTTGGATattgtcaaaaatatcgGATTAGTAGAGGCGGAGAATGCAAAGGCAAGACTCGCGTTGAAACAAGCAGGTTCATCTCCGGAAGCTGTCAAGGAAGATTTGTTAAAAGAACAGACCacttcttttgaaaacctGGCTAAGCTTTCTCCTCATATGTTCGACATTAACACGACTACTATaccaaatatgaaagagcTCTTGAAGCCAAGATTGAGACATCCAGACATTGATCCTATGAACGTCATTATATCTAAAAACGATGATAAAACTCCATACTTATTGGACTTTGAAGGCACTTCCATCAAGCCTTTCATTCTGCAAAACTCTCCCCAATTTGTGGCATATGACGGGCCAAAAGTGTATAATGTAAAGGAGGACGTCCCAGATTATGAAAAACTTTCTGATGCCGACAAGGCACAATACGATTTCATGTACAAACGTACACGTAATCAACATTTATGGGAGGCGGCACTCAATGAAAGATTACCAAAACTGATTTCAGCTGTCGCACCCCCTGTCAAGTTGTTGAGAAGCCCGTACATTTCctcaattgaaagaaaaacagaTGAAGAGTACTTACTGATTGATGAAGCGCTTCTTCAACTCAAAGAAGTTTGGGATATATTCGCAAAAAATGGCCTTGTCAAGAGTGCTAAATTCCCTTTGGAAATTTCCGAAGAACAAATTGAGAAACATACGAAGGATTTGAATGCATTCCATGAGAGATTGATCTCTACTCCATTTGCAGCTACACGTGGTTGGGTTCCACAGGACATGTTTGACAATCTGGTAAAAGCAGGACTTCTCATCAAGGACAAAAATGGTGATCACATTATCAGTACTGACAAGGCTACTTAA